TCCGCGGTCCCGTCGCCGCCCGGGTCCTCCGCCGCCGGGCCCTCGCCCTTGCGTACGGTGCAGTGGACCGTGTCGTCCCGGACGTCGGCGACGATCGTGTCGCCGGGTTCGGCCTCGCCGCTGAGCAGCAACTCGGCGATGCGGTTGTCGAGTTCGGTCTGGATGGTCCGGCGCAGGGGCCGTGCGCCGAACTCGGGCTGGTGGCCGTGGGCGACGAGCAGCTTCTTGGCCGCGTCCGTCACCTCGAGCTTCATCCCCTGCGCGTGCACCCGGCGTTCGCTCTGTCCGAGCAGGTGGTCGACGATCTCCGAGAGGTCGTTCTCGCTGAGGCCGTGGAAGATGATGATGTCGTCGATGCGGTTGAGGAACTCCGGCAGGAACCGGGTCCGCAACTCGTCCATCAGCACGTCCTTCAGCTCGGACACGTCGCCCTTGTGGTCGAGGATCAGGTGCGCGCCGATGTTGGACGTCATGATCACGACGCAGTGCCGGAAGTCGACGGTGCGGCCCTGGCCGTCCGTGAGCCGTCCGTCGTCGAGGATCTGGAGCAGTGTGTTGAAGATGTCGGGGTGTGCCTTCTCCACCTCGTCGAACAGCACGACACTGTACGGCTGCCGGCGGACCTTCTCGGTGAGCTGGCCGGCCTCGTCGTAGCCCACGTATCCGGGAGGCGCACCGACCAGGCGGGCCACCGTGTGCTTCTCCTGGAACTCGCTCATGTCGAAGCGGGTCATGCGGTTCTCGTCGCCGAAGAGCAGTTCCGCGAGGGTCTTGGCCAGTTCGGTCTTGCCGACGCCGGTCGGACCCAGGAAGAGGAAGGAGCCGACGGGGCGGTCGGGGTCGCCCATGCCGGCGCGGTTGCGGCGCACCGCCTGCGACACGGCGGTGACCGCCTCGTCCTGGCCGACGATGCGGGAGTGCATCTCCTCCTCCAGCTTGAGGAGCTTCTCCTTCTCGCTGGCGGTGAGCTGGGAGACCGGGATACCGGTGCGCCGGGAGACGATGTCGGCGATGTCGCGGGCGGTCACGGACACGACGCCGGCCCGGCGCTCCTCGATGCCCGCGAGTTCGCCCTCGGCGTCGGCGATCCGCTGCTTGAGCCGGCCCGCCCGCTCGAAGTCCTCGGCGGCGACGGACTGGTCGCGTTCGCGGCGCAGTTTGGCGACGCGGTCCTCGCGTTCGGCGACCTCGGTCGAGCGGCTCGCGCTGCGCAGCCGTACCCGCGCGCCCGCCTGGTCCATCACGTCGATCGCCTTGTCGGGCAGGAACCGGTCGCTGATGTAGCGGTCGGACAGCTCGGCCGCCGCCGCGAGGGCGCCGTCGGCGAAGCGGACCTGGTGGTGCGCCTCGTAGGCGTCGCGCAGGCCCTCCAGGATCTGCACGGTCTCCTCGACCGTCGGCTCCGGGACCATCACGGGCTGGAAGCGGCGTTCGAGCGCGGCGTCCTTCTCGACGTACTTGCGGTACTCGTCGATGGTCGTGGCGCCGACGACGTGCAGTTCTCCGCGGGCGAGGGCGGGCTTGAGCATGTTGCCCGCGTCCATCGAGCTCTCGCCCGACGCGCCCGCGCCGACCACCGTGTGGAGTTCGTCGATGAAGAGGATGATCTCGCCGTCCGAGTCCTGGACGTCCTCGATGACCTTCTTCAGACGTTCCTCGAACTGCCCGCGGTACTGGGCGCCCGCGACCATGCCGGACAGGTCGAGCGAGACGACGCGCTTGCCCTTCAGCGTCTCGGGGACGTCGCCGGAGACGATGCGCTGGGCGAGCCCCTCGACGATGGCGGTCTTGCCGACGCCGGGCTCGCCGATGAGGACGGGGTTGTTCTTGGAGCGGCGGGAGAGGATCTCGATGGTCTGCTCGATCTCCTCGGCCCGCCCGACCACCGGGTCGAGCTTTCCGGCCTTGGCCTCCTCGGTCAGGTCCCGCCCGAACTCGTCCAGGGTCGTCGCGGGCTTCTCGGGCTCGGCGGACGAGCGGTTCTCCTGGCGTGCGGCGCGTTCCGTGAGACCCGCCAGTTTCTGCGCGTCCTGTCCGTCGGCGCGCAGGAGCTGCGCGGCGCCGCTGTCGGCGTCGCCGAGCAGGGCGCCCAGGATGTGCTCGGGGCCGATGTAGGAGACCCCGGAGGCCTGCGAGCGGGCGTAGGCGGTGGCGAGGGTGCGCTTGGCCGCCGGGGTGAGGCCCGGTTCCGACGACGGCTCACTGGCCTCCCGCGGCAGCACCTCGGCGAGCTGCGCGGCGAGGGCGTCGGGGTCGACCCCGGCCTGGGCCAGCAGAGAGCGCGAGGGTTCCACCTTCGTGGCGGCCCAGAGCAGCTGTTCCGTGTCGAGGTCCGAGGTGCCGTCCTCCATGGCGCGCTGCGCGGCCAGATTGAGGAGTTCCTGCGACGACTCGGTCAGCAGCCGCCCGATCGGTACGCGCTGCACCGCGGGCGGGGACGACGCGGGTGACATACCGAAAAAGCGGTTCAGCAATTCGCCGAAAGGATCGGACGAGCCGAAACCGTACGTCGACATCGACATGAGCAGCTCCCGGAGCGGCGATGAATACTCTCCACCCTTTCGCGGGGCCCATTGCTCCGCAACCGGAGGCGGCGTCGCCCGGGCCGGTTCCGCGGGCCGCGGCAATGCGCCGGCACGCGGTAACTCGCCTCGGGGAAAAGCGGGTTGGGCAGGACGACGGCAGAGGAGCGCGTACACGCAAAGCGGACGTCGGTCCGCCGGGACCGAGTCTGCAGTCGTCCCTCGGCGTCCGTCGGTGCCGGGTCAGTCCCCCCTGCCGGGGCCTGTCAGGGACTGTCAGCCCTGGTCCGTGCCGGCGTCGGTCCACGGGTCGAGCGCCACCACGGCCTCGTCCGTGTACACGAGGAAGGTCAGGGTCTGGCGGAAGTACAGGTCGATGCCGTCGGCGTCGTGCGAGGTGTAGCCGATGGCGAGGTCCTCGCCGAGCCGCAGCTCGTAGTCGCCGCCCCGGGTGGTGAGCAGGAAGGCCCCTTCGACGGCGGGCGCCCAGACCAGCCGGCCGTCGAGCATCCGGCCGAGGTGGGCGGCGATGGGGTACCCGTGGTCGGAGGTCTCGCTGACCGCCGTGTAGGCCTCGGCGCCCAGCAGCAGCGTGTACGGGCCCTGCACGCCGGCCAGCCGCAGGGTGCTCAGGGCGTGGCTGACGGCGTCGGGGAAGTCGCGCGGTTCGGCGGGCAGGCGGAGCACCGGGTTGGAGGTGCGGGCCCGCAGCCCGTCGACGCTCGCGGCGGCGTAGCCGTTGAACACGGTCTGGTCCTCGGCGAACGCCATGGTGCGGGCGGCGTCCTTGACCGGCTGCCAGTCGGAGTCCTTGGCGCCCCGGTCGACGTCGTCGACGGCGTCGCGGCCGACGCGGAACGGCACGGTCAGCTCGACGAGGGGCTGGACCCGGCGCAGCCGGGCGGTGACCCCGGGCGAGGGGCCGTCGATGCCGGCGAGGTGGCCGGTGCCCACGGCGGCGAGCTCCGGGCCTTCGGGGCCGGTGACGTCCACGACGCGCCGTCCGGCGAGGTTGCGCCGGAAGGTGCGACGCGCCTCGTCCTCGATCTCGGCCCAGGCCGCGGGCGTGATGGGGGCGAGTTCGCGGTGCAGGTTGCCGGTGCCGTCGAACGTGGTCATGTTCGGACTCCTTTGAGGCTGCCGATGCCCAGCGAGCCGTTCGCCGTGGGCCGCTCCGCGGGAGGGGCGGGCGGGTCCGCCGCCGTCTCCTCGCCGGAGGCCGCGGGGACGTCCGTCGCCTCCTCGCCGGGGGCGGCGGGCAGGTCGTCGAGGAAGTCGACGGTCGGGACGTGGAAGAGGCAGCCGGTGATCGCGGTCGAGAAGTCGAGGATGCGGTCGTGCGGGGCCGGGCCGTCGCCGAGGAACATGTTCCGCAGCATCTGCTCGGTCACGTCGGGGGTGCGCGCGTAGCCGATGAAGAAGGTGCCGAACTCGCCCTCTCCGGGCGCGCCGAACGGCATGTTCTCCCGCACGATCTTGCGTTCGTCGCCGTCGTCGTCCGTGATGGTGTTGAGCGCGACGTGGGAGTCGACCGGTTTGACGTCGTCGGGGAGTTCGACGTTGGCCGCCTTGGTGCGGCCGATGACCTTCTCCTGCTCGGTGTCCGGCAGGGCGTTCCACGCGGCCATGTCGTGCAGGTACTTCTGGATGATCACGTAGCTGCCGTCCGCGAAGTCCGGGTCCTCGTCGCCGACGAACACGGAGTCGGCGGCGAGCTGACCCTCGGGGTTCTCGCTGCCGTCGACGAAGCCGAGCAGGTCGCGCTCGTCGAAGTACTTGAACCCGTGGACCTCGTCGACGGTCGTGACCGCGCCGTCGAGGCGTTCCATGATGAGCCGGGCCAGTTCGAAGCAGAGGTCCATCCGGTCGGCCCGGAAGTGGAAGAGCAGGTCGCCGGGGGTGGACGGGGCCCGGTGGCGTGTGCCGTTCAACTCGGTGAAGGGGTGCAGTTCCCGCGGGCGGGGCCCGTCGAACAGCCGGTCCCAGACGTCGGAGCCGATGCCGACGATGCAGGCGAGCCGGTCGCCGGGGGCGCGGAAGCCGACGGAGCGGCGCAGGCCCGACACGTCCTCCAGGAGGTCGCGGACCGTGTCCTCGTGGCCCGGCGTGACGGTGAGTACGAGGAAGACGGTGGCCCTGGCCGGTCGGGAGATGACGGCCTGTCGCTCAGCCAAGAGTCGGCCTCCTCGTGAGACGCGGGAGTGTCCCTCGCGTGCGGGACGGTCGGTTCCTCTCCCCATCCTGCTGCGTGCCGGGGGAATCCGCACGAGATCCCGGCGCCCGGCGCCGGGAACACGTCAGCGCCTGTGTCCGGCGTCCGGCGCGTCAGCCGCTGACGATCCCCACGACGACGTTGATGGCGGTGGCGAGAATGCTGGTGCCGAACACATAGGAAAGGAGGGAATGCCTGAGCACGATGGAACGGATGGCGGAACTCGACACGTCGGTGTCGGAGACCTGATATGTCATTCCGAGGTTGTAGCTGAAATAGAAGAAGTCGCGGTACGAGGGCGGGTCGTCGGAATTGAAGTCGATGCCGCCGTTGTGCTCGTAGTACAAGTAGGCGTAGCGGGTGGCGTACATCAGGTGCAGCGCGGACCAGGCGAGGAAGACGCCGCACAGGGCCGTGACCGCCGCCGCGTGTCCGTCGTCGGCCTTGCCTCCGCGCACGAGCAGCAGCACGATCGCGAACAGCCCGCACAGGGCGACCGCGACGACGACGAACTCGTCGGTCACGGGCCGGAAGTCCTCGCGCCGGGTGTTGCGCCGGGTGGCCGCGGCGTCCATGGGCCACAGCACCACCCAGCCCGCCAGGACGAAGAACAGTTCCGTCGCGGCGATCCCGGCCAGCAGTCCCAGCAGGATGTCGGTGGGCAGACCCACGGCCACGCCGACGGCGGCACCGAGGACGATCGCGCCGGTCAGGCGCGGCACGGCGTCCAGGGGAAGCTTCATCCTCATATACCGCCACGTTAGTCCCGTTGCGACGCAGCAGCCCGGCGGGGGCGGGCGCGGGCGGGGGCTCCGGCGCGGGGAGGTGTCCGCGCCGCGTGAACCGGCGCCCGCCGGGTAGGAACGGGGCACCCGGACGGGACCGGCCCGACGGTCGCGCGGCGACGGAAGGAACGGTTGGGCCATGACTCTGGAGCAGACCGCCCGGGACACGGTGGAGGCGGTCGTCGTGGACGACGGCCTGCTGCTGCTCGTCGACGCGCCGAACGGCTGGGGGCTGCCGTCCGGACCCCCGGAACTGGCCGAGCGCCCGCAGGCCACGGCGGCGCGTGTGGTCTACGAACTCACCGGCTACCTCGTGGACGGTTCCTCGCTCCTGGAGGCCGACGGCGAGGCGGTGGAGGGGCCGGTCGCCGGCCCGTCGACCGTGGTGTGCCGGCTGCTGAGCGACACCCCGTCGGCGGAGGCCCGGCTCGGCGCGGAGCAGCTCCGCTGGACCCCGTTCGCGGAGGCCATAGGCACCGGGCTGCCCCAGGCCGTACGCCAGTACCTGGAGGGTCACACCCCCCTGTAGGCCGGCCGGTGCCCGCGGCGCTCGGTCGGGGGCTCAGACGGGGACGGGGAACAGCAGGCAGCTGCTGGTGGTGTGGGCGAGCAGCCGGTCGGCCTCGTCGAGGAGTTCCGCCTGGGCGAGGGCCGTACGGCGGCCGCTGTTGAGGACGGTGCCGACGGCGCGGATCCGGCCGGTGTCCACGGTGACCGGCCGCAGGAACTTCACGGTCAGGTCCAGCGACGTGTAGCCCATGGCCGGGGGCAGCACGGACTGCACCGCGCACCCCGCGGCGGAGTCGAGCAGCGTGGCGTACACCCCGCCGTGGACGCTGCCGATGGGGTTGTAGTGCTCCTCCCCCGGGACCAGGGAGAAGACCGCGCGGCCGTGCTCGACCTCGTCGAGGGTCATGCCGAGGGTCGCCGCGATCGGTGGCGCGGGGAGCCGCCCGGCCTGCACCTCGCGGAGGAAGTCGAGGCCGCTGCGGTGCCCGACCGCGGACGCGGAGACGGCCGGGTCCTCCCAGTCGTATGTGCGTGACCTGCCCATGACGTTCCCCGTTCCGCTCGACCCGGCCTGCCTTCTTTTTTCGAAGTTAGCCAGCACGGGACCTGGCTGTCAATGACACAGTCAGCCTACGATGGCCCCATGACGTGGCTCGACACCAGCACCGACAACTGCACGGTCCAGCGGACGCTCGACCTGATCGGCGAGAAGTGGTCGATGCTGGTCCTGCGGGACTCCATGAACGGCGTGCGGCGGTTCGACGACTTCCGCCGCCATGTCGGCCTGTCCGAGAGCGTGCTGGCCGACCGGCTGCGCAAGCTCGTCGCGGCCGGGATCCTGGACACCGTCCCGTACAGCGAACCGGGCAGCCGCACCCGGCACGAGTACCGGCTCACCCGCAAGGGCTGGGAGCTGTGGCCCGCCATGATCGCGCTGAAGCAGTGGGGCGACCGCTACACCGCGGACCCCGAGGGCCCGCCCCTGGAGGTCGTGCACGACGGCTGCGGCGAGCAGGTCCGCACGGTGGTCGTCTGCGGCGCGGAT
The window above is part of the Streptomyces sp. NBC_01428 genome. Proteins encoded here:
- a CDS encoding DUF1345 domain-containing protein — translated: MRMKLPLDAVPRLTGAIVLGAAVGVAVGLPTDILLGLLAGIAATELFFVLAGWVVLWPMDAAATRRNTRREDFRPVTDEFVVVAVALCGLFAIVLLLVRGGKADDGHAAAVTALCGVFLAWSALHLMYATRYAYLYYEHNGGIDFNSDDPPSYRDFFYFSYNLGMTYQVSDTDVSSSAIRSIVLRHSLLSYVFGTSILATAINVVVGIVSG
- a CDS encoding PaaI family thioesterase; amino-acid sequence: MGRSRTYDWEDPAVSASAVGHRSGLDFLREVQAGRLPAPPIAATLGMTLDEVEHGRAVFSLVPGEEHYNPIGSVHGGVYATLLDSAAGCAVQSVLPPAMGYTSLDLTVKFLRPVTVDTGRIRAVGTVLNSGRRTALAQAELLDEADRLLAHTTSSCLLFPVPV
- a CDS encoding Dyp-type peroxidase, which encodes MAERQAVISRPARATVFLVLTVTPGHEDTVRDLLEDVSGLRRSVGFRAPGDRLACIVGIGSDVWDRLFDGPRPRELHPFTELNGTRHRAPSTPGDLLFHFRADRMDLCFELARLIMERLDGAVTTVDEVHGFKYFDERDLLGFVDGSENPEGQLAADSVFVGDEDPDFADGSYVIIQKYLHDMAAWNALPDTEQEKVIGRTKAANVELPDDVKPVDSHVALNTITDDDGDERKIVRENMPFGAPGEGEFGTFFIGYARTPDVTEQMLRNMFLGDGPAPHDRILDFSTAITGCLFHVPTVDFLDDLPAAPGEEATDVPAASGEETAADPPAPPAERPTANGSLGIGSLKGVRT
- a CDS encoding family 1 encapsulin nanocompartment shell protein; its protein translation is MTTFDGTGNLHRELAPITPAAWAEIEDEARRTFRRNLAGRRVVDVTGPEGPELAAVGTGHLAGIDGPSPGVTARLRRVQPLVELTVPFRVGRDAVDDVDRGAKDSDWQPVKDAARTMAFAEDQTVFNGYAAASVDGLRARTSNPVLRLPAEPRDFPDAVSHALSTLRLAGVQGPYTLLLGAEAYTAVSETSDHGYPIAAHLGRMLDGRLVWAPAVEGAFLLTTRGGDYELRLGEDLAIGYTSHDADGIDLYFRQTLTFLVYTDEAVVALDPWTDAGTDQG
- a CDS encoding ATP-dependent Clp protease ATP-binding subunit, which codes for MSMSTYGFGSSDPFGELLNRFFGMSPASSPPAVQRVPIGRLLTESSQELLNLAAQRAMEDGTSDLDTEQLLWAATKVEPSRSLLAQAGVDPDALAAQLAEVLPREASEPSSEPGLTPAAKRTLATAYARSQASGVSYIGPEHILGALLGDADSGAAQLLRADGQDAQKLAGLTERAARQENRSSAEPEKPATTLDEFGRDLTEEAKAGKLDPVVGRAEEIEQTIEILSRRSKNNPVLIGEPGVGKTAIVEGLAQRIVSGDVPETLKGKRVVSLDLSGMVAGAQYRGQFEERLKKVIEDVQDSDGEIILFIDELHTVVGAGASGESSMDAGNMLKPALARGELHVVGATTIDEYRKYVEKDAALERRFQPVMVPEPTVEETVQILEGLRDAYEAHHQVRFADGALAAAAELSDRYISDRFLPDKAIDVMDQAGARVRLRSASRSTEVAEREDRVAKLRRERDQSVAAEDFERAGRLKQRIADAEGELAGIEERRAGVVSVTARDIADIVSRRTGIPVSQLTASEKEKLLKLEEEMHSRIVGQDEAVTAVSQAVRRNRAGMGDPDRPVGSFLFLGPTGVGKTELAKTLAELLFGDENRMTRFDMSEFQEKHTVARLVGAPPGYVGYDEAGQLTEKVRRQPYSVVLFDEVEKAHPDIFNTLLQILDDGRLTDGQGRTVDFRHCVVIMTSNIGAHLILDHKGDVSELKDVLMDELRTRFLPEFLNRIDDIIIFHGLSENDLSEIVDHLLGQSERRVHAQGMKLEVTDAAKKLLVAHGHQPEFGARPLRRTIQTELDNRIAELLLSGEAEPGDTIVADVRDDTVHCTVRKGEGPAAEDPGGDGTADEQDGVTNDGTEDS
- a CDS encoding NUDIX hydrolase — protein: MTLEQTARDTVEAVVVDDGLLLLVDAPNGWGLPSGPPELAERPQATAARVVYELTGYLVDGSSLLEADGEAVEGPVAGPSTVVCRLLSDTPSAEARLGAEQLRWTPFAEAIGTGLPQAVRQYLEGHTPL
- a CDS encoding winged helix-turn-helix transcriptional regulator, with amino-acid sequence MTWLDTSTDNCTVQRTLDLIGEKWSMLVLRDSMNGVRRFDDFRRHVGLSESVLADRLRKLVAAGILDTVPYSEPGSRTRHEYRLTRKGWELWPAMIALKQWGDRYTADPEGPPLEVVHDGCGEQVRTVVVCGADHGELIPPDARTRPGPSAQRADGAATAP